GCGTCGACGGTCGTGCCGTCGCCGAGCTCCGCGCGCATCGCGTCGTCGTGGTCCTGCATCGCGGTGAGGGCGCTGCTTTCGCGGACCTCGACGCCGCATGCACGAACCCGCTGGACGAGTGCCGCGTCAAGCTCGGCTCGCGGGACCACCGCGGAGTGATCACCCACGCCGGGGAGAGGGAGATGCACGTGGCGACCGCTCGGTGACACGAGCACCGTCTCGCGCACGCTCTCGTAGCCAGGCAGTGCGGGTGCATCGACCCCGAGCTCCTCGAGCCGCCGGAGTGCGCTCGCGGTCAACCCGTCGCCACAGGTCTTGTCGCGTGGGAAGGAGGCTTTGTCCACCACGAGGACGTCGAGCCCGCGTGCCCGTGCCGTGAGTGCCGCCGCGGCCCCAGCCGGCCCGGCGCCGACCACGAGGATGTCGACCTTGCCGGTCATCGCCTCACCTTATTGCTGTCATCCGCGGAGGCTCTTCTCCATGGGTCGCTTCGGCGCTCGCTTCGACGTCACGGTCGCTCACGGGTCAGAATCCTCCGCACTATGAACATCGTCGTCTTCGTGAAGCAGATTCCCGACCCGGCCATGCCGGGTGAGCTCACCGCCGAGAACACGCTCAAGCGGGAGGGCAAGCTCATCCTCGATGAGTCGGACAGCTACGGCGTCGAGATGGCGCTCCAGCTGGCTGACAAGGCCGGCGGTGGCGAGGTCACGCTCGTGTCGATGGCCCCGAACAACGAGGTGTCGGGGCTGCGCACCGCGCTCGCCATGGGTGCGGCCAAGGCCATCCTCATCTCCGACGATGCGCTGCCCGGGAGCGACGCGCTCGGCACCGCGAAGGTGCTCGCCAAAGCGGTCGAACGCGCGGGCGAGGTCGACCTCGTGCTCGCGGCCACTGAGTCGACGGACGGATACACGGGCACGACTCCCGCACAGGTTGCGGAGCTTCTCGGCTGGCCCTCGCTCACGTTCGCGAAGCACATCGAGATTGCCGACGGCAAGGCCACGATCCAGCGCCAGACCGAAGCCGGATATGACGTCGTCGAGGCGCCGCTTCCTGCAGTGGTGAGCGTGACCGCGGGTGTCGTCGAGCCGCGGTACCCATCGTTCAAGGGGATCATGGCGGCGAAGAACAAGCCGGTGGACGAGGTGAAGGTCACCGACCTCGGGCTTACGGCCGAGCAGTTGGGCTGGGCCGGCGCGCGCCAACAGATCACGAGCGTTGCCGCCGCGCCGGCGCGCGAAGCGGGCGAGAAGATCGAAGACGATGGCGCGGCGCACGAGCAGATCGTGGCGTTCCTCGAGCGACTCAAGGTCATTTGACGTGCGCAGGCGAGCGAGCGAGCGCGACCGAGATTTAGGAGACGTGAGATGAAGATCTGGGTGTACGCCGAGCCGGCACCGGAGGGCGACAAGCCGGCCACGAGCACGCTCGAGCTGCTCACGAAGGCGCGCGAGCTGGGTGACACGGTGGAGGCGATCTATGTGGGTGCCAACGCCGATGCGATGGCGCCCGCGCTCGGGGAGCACGGGGCCACGAAGGTGTACGCGGTCGACCGGGGTGAGGCGCTTGCCGGAGTGGTCGGCGCGGCTGCCCTTGCCGCGCTGGTCGAGGCCAACCAGCCCGACCTCATCCTGTTCGCGCAGAGCTACGACGGTCGTGACGCACTTGCGCGCTTGTCGGTGAAGCTCGATCGGCCTGTGCTCACGAACGGCACGGACCTCAAGGTCGACGGCGACAAGGCCGTGGTGGGAACTGCGATCTTCGGCGGCAACACGCTCGTCGACACGAAGTTCACGGGGCCGGGGCCGTTCCTCGCCGCGATCCGCCCCAAGTCGTTCGCCGCCGAGCCCGGCGGTGGCGGTGCCGCGACGGTCGAGCAGGTCGCCGCGCCGGACGCCGGACGCGCCGGCGAGGCGCGAGTGCTCGAGCATCACGTGGAGGAGCAGGAGGGGCCGAAGCTCGAAGAGGCTGCGGTCGTCGTCTCGGGTGGCCGCGGGCTCGGGAGCGCCGAAGCGTACGAGCCCATCGTGGAGGGTCTCGCCAAGCTGCTCAAGGGCGCGTCGGGTGCGTCGCGCGCCATCGTCGACGCCGGCTGGGTGCCGTACGCGAAGCAGGTCGGTCAGACCGGCAAGACCGTGAAGCCGAAGGTGTATGTCGCGCTCGGCATCTCGGGCGCCACGCAGCACCTCGTGGGCATGAAGGGCTCCGACAACATCATCGCGGTCAACAAGGACTCGGAGGCGCCCATCTTCTCGGTGGCCGACCTCGGTGTGGTCGGCGACGTGCACAAGGTCGTGCCCAAGCTCATCGAAGCGCTCCAGGCCCGCGGCTGACGCGAGGTTTGTCGGTGGACGTCGACGTCCGCCCCCTGCGCGACGACGAGCGCGCAGCAGCTGGCGGCGTTGCCGGGCGCGCGCTGTCGACCAGCCCGACCTCGTTCTGGGTGTACGGCGATGAGCCGGTGACGCGCGTGCGTGCCAGCCTGGATCTCTTCGTGGGCTTCGTCAGTGGTCAGTCGGAGCCGCTCGGCGCGTTGATGGGTGAGCACGTCGTGGGCATCTGTGGCTTCGCGCCTCCCGGTGCGTGTATCGGCGCTTTGGCGCCGGAGAACCTGCGCACACCGCCCGCCACCGTCGGCGGCACAGGCGATCCGTCACGCGGTCAATACATCTGGGCGCTCTACTGCGGCCGCGACCTCGACGAACGTCATTGGCACCTCGGACCGGTCGCCGTGGAGCCTGGACTTCAGGGCGCGGGCATCGGTGGCCTCATGCTGCGCGCGTTCGGCGAGCAGATGGACGCTGACGGCGAGGTCGCGTGGCTCGAGACGGACAAGCCGGAGAACGTGGTCTTCTACCGGCGCGCCGGCTTCGACGTGACCGATGAGGTGACCGAGCACGGTCTCACCACGTGGTGGATGCGCCGGGACCCGCGCTGAGACCGACCTCGGCGATCGACCGCCAGCGGTGACCCGCGAAGAGCAAGTGGTCGAGCAACGCGACGCCTTGGTCGAGGCACTCGACCCGTAGGCCCTCGAAGCGCGCCACGTCGGCGGCGGTCGGTGCGAGCCGATCCTCGTCGACGAAGGTGACGAGCACGAGGTCGGTCGCGTCCATCTCGTCGGCGAGGGCCACGAGCTCGCCGGCATCGCCTGCCGTGCGCTCCTGGCACACGTCACACGGACAGTTGAAGGCCGCGCCGCTGAGACGCATCGAGTCGTCGATCCCGATCAGGAGCTGGCCTTCGGTGTGCTCGTCGCACACCAGTTGCTTGATGATCTCCACGGCGTCGTTCGGCCCGCGGATGATCGGCATCTGGCGCCGCTCGGCCCGCGAGTAGCTGCGCTTGGGCATGACGTATCTCCCCTTCGGTGCGTGTCGCATCGCGATGGGGAAGCGCGCGGGGGAGTGGGCCCACGTTGCCCTGGGGGTGTGACAGTCAGCCCGAACGGCCGACTACTCGAGCCGCGCGCCGGCGACCCAGATGCCGTGGAATCCGAAGGGGACTCGGCGTCGGAGGTGGATCGTCGCCACCGGCGCTGCGGTGAAGTCGGTGGCGTCGATGACGAGAACGTCGCTCGAGTCGGTCGTCGCGTCGTACACGACCGAGAGCACCCAACCTTCGTCCTCGCCGGCATCGGGTGACGCGGGCACGAAGACCGGCTCACCCGCTGCGCGACCCGTGCCGGCGTCGTGACGCTCCACCTTGCCAGCAACGAGGTCGTGCTTGCGCAGGCCGTTCTGCACTGCCCACTCTGAAGTGATCTCCATCGTGTAGCCGTAACGGTGGACGCGCCCAGTCTGGCGTTCGTCGATGCGCGGGAGCTCTTGGCCAGAATCGTCGAGCATTTCGACCGTCACCCGCGCCCGCCCCTGGTCGACGAGCCACCGCTCGAGTCGAGGCGCCGTGCTCGCGCCCGGACCGTTGTCCTGGGTCTCGAACATGTCGGGGTAGCGGGCGACGTCGAGCACCACATTGCCGTCGGCGTCGTCGTACGCGTTCATGGGGTGGTACACGTAGCACGGCTCGACGTCGCACCACACGACGTCGGCATCCGTCCCCGATCGCGGCATCACGCCGACCCGCGCTCCGTTGTCCGGTCGCCAGGCGAATGGGGCAGGCTGAGTGCCGACGAGCGCGAGGTCGAACACGACGGGCAGGTCCATGAAGACCGCACGCGTCGACGTGATCGCGAAGTCGTGCATCATCACCGCGGCCGGCAGCGTGATGGCCTCGGCCGTGACGAGGTGTCCGCTCGCGTCGACCACGTGGTAGCGGAGGTACGGGGGACCGAACACGTCGTACCCGAAGAAGACCATCTCTCCGGTGATGGGATCGACCTTTGGGTGTGCCGTGAACGGGGTACCGAGCGCGCCGTCGAAGTCGAGCGCGCCCACGGTAGAGAGGTCGGACCTCACCTCAGTCGGGAGGCTCACCTCGTAGAGCGCCAGGATGCGCCCGGCGTGGTGCACGAGCGCGGTGCTCGCCTTCCCTTCGAGGCCGTTGACATCGCTCGACTTCCCGGGCGCGTCCTCGCCGAGCGCGGCCGCCGCCGAGGGCGTGCGTACGAACCGGTTGCGATAGCGCGCCCGCCCGCCTCGCAGCTCGATGCCGTGCAACATCGAGTCGCCCAAGAACCAGTGGTACATCGCCGGGTCGGGGTCGACGATGGGGTTGGGCCCGTTGCGCAGCAGGAGGCCGTGCAGCTCCGGCGGGACGGCACCCGTCACCTCGAGATCGGCGTCGTCCCGCTCGTCGTGTACCGGGGCGTAGTTCCCGAGGAGATACGGATTCGGGGCAATTGCGGTCATGGTGCCAATCTTCTCGCGTGGATCTGCCCGACGCACTCGCCTGGCTCGTCGGCCGTTGGGAGGGCGAAGGACGGGGCGCGTACCCCAACTGCGCCGACTTCACGTACCGGGACGAGATCACCTTCACGCACCCCCGCCCCGAGAACCCGGTCCTCGCGTTCTCCGAGCACACGTGGCTGCTCGCCGACGGGTCACCCTCGCACGAGGAGGCCGGCTACCTGAGGGCCACGGAGGACGGGCGAATCGAGCTGGTCGTCGCGCATCCCCTCGGCGTGGTGGAAGTGCACGACGGCGCGATCACCGGCCACCGTATCGAGCTCGTCAGCCTGGCCGTGGCCTGCGCACCGACCGCGGAGCCCGTCACGCAGATGCGTCGCACGCTCGAGCAGCGCGACGACGACACGCTCTGGTACCAGCTCGACATGGCCGCCAACGACCAGCCACTCGTGTTCCATTGCGAAGCCACGCTCCACCGCGCGGGCTGATCGTCCGCCACCCCGGTCGGAGCAAGTGACGCTCGAGTGGAAATACGGAACCACAGCGTCACTTGCTCGGATGGAGGTGGAAGCCGGTCAGTCAGTCGGCGATGTCGATGACGACGGGGGCGTGGTCGGAGGGGAGCTTTCCCTTCCGTGCGTTGCGGTCGACGAGCGCCCACTGCACCCGGTCGATGACGGGCTGCGTGGCCAGCACGAGGTCGATGCGCATGCCGCGGTGCTCATGGAAGTCGCCGCGGCGATAGTCCCAGTACGAGAAAAGCTTGTCGGTGTCGGGGTAGACGGCACGGAATGCGTCCTGGAGGCCCCACTCGTGCAGACGCGTGACCGCCGCGCGTTCCTCCGGCGTGACATGCGTCGAACCCTTGAACGCCTTGGGTGACCACAGGTCGCGGTCTTCGGGCGCCACGTTGAAGTCGCCCATCATCACGAGCGAGTCGGTGGGCTTCGCGTTGCCATCGACCCAGCTGTGCAGGCAGTCGAACCACTGGAGCTTGCGGTCGTAGAACTCGCTCGGGACCTCGCGCCCGTTGGGCACGTAGACGTTGACGAACCGGATCCCTCCGCAGGTGGTGGCGAGCAGTCGGGCGT
Above is a genomic segment from Acidimicrobiia bacterium containing:
- a CDS encoding electron transfer flavoprotein subunit beta/FixA family protein; translation: MNIVVFVKQIPDPAMPGELTAENTLKREGKLILDESDSYGVEMALQLADKAGGGEVTLVSMAPNNEVSGLRTALAMGAAKAILISDDALPGSDALGTAKVLAKAVERAGEVDLVLAATESTDGYTGTTPAQVAELLGWPSLTFAKHIEIADGKATIQRQTEAGYDVVEAPLPAVVSVTAGVVEPRYPSFKGIMAAKNKPVDEVKVTDLGLTAEQLGWAGARQQITSVAAAPAREAGEKIEDDGAAHEQIVAFLERLKVI
- a CDS encoding electron transfer flavoprotein subunit alpha/FixB family protein; this translates as MKIWVYAEPAPEGDKPATSTLELLTKARELGDTVEAIYVGANADAMAPALGEHGATKVYAVDRGEALAGVVGAAALAALVEANQPDLILFAQSYDGRDALARLSVKLDRPVLTNGTDLKVDGDKAVVGTAIFGGNTLVDTKFTGPGPFLAAIRPKSFAAEPGGGGAATVEQVAAPDAGRAGEARVLEHHVEEQEGPKLEEAAVVVSGGRGLGSAEAYEPIVEGLAKLLKGASGASRAIVDAGWVPYAKQVGQTGKTVKPKVYVALGISGATQHLVGMKGSDNIIAVNKDSEAPIFSVADLGVVGDVHKVVPKLIEALQARG
- a CDS encoding GNAT family N-acetyltransferase translates to MDVDVRPLRDDERAAAGGVAGRALSTSPTSFWVYGDEPVTRVRASLDLFVGFVSGQSEPLGALMGEHVVGICGFAPPGACIGALAPENLRTPPATVGGTGDPSRGQYIWALYCGRDLDERHWHLGPVAVEPGLQGAGIGGLMLRAFGEQMDADGEVAWLETDKPENVVFYRRAGFDVTDEVTEHGLTTWWMRRDPR
- a CDS encoding carotenoid oxygenase family protein, whose product is MTAIAPNPYLLGNYAPVHDERDDADLEVTGAVPPELHGLLLRNGPNPIVDPDPAMYHWFLGDSMLHGIELRGGRARYRNRFVRTPSAAAALGEDAPGKSSDVNGLEGKASTALVHHAGRILALYEVSLPTEVRSDLSTVGALDFDGALGTPFTAHPKVDPITGEMVFFGYDVFGPPYLRYHVVDASGHLVTAEAITLPAAVMMHDFAITSTRAVFMDLPVVFDLALVGTQPAPFAWRPDNGARVGVMPRSGTDADVVWCDVEPCYVYHPMNAYDDADGNVVLDVARYPDMFETQDNGPGASTAPRLERWLVDQGRARVTVEMLDDSGQELPRIDERQTGRVHRYGYTMEITSEWAVQNGLRKHDLVAGKVERHDAGTGRAAGEPVFVPASPDAGEDEGWVLSVVYDATTDSSDVLVIDATDFTAAPVATIHLRRRVPFGFHGIWVAGARLE
- a CDS encoding FABP family protein, which codes for MDLPDALAWLVGRWEGEGRGAYPNCADFTYRDEITFTHPRPENPVLAFSEHTWLLADGSPSHEEAGYLRATEDGRIELVVAHPLGVVEVHDGAITGHRIELVSLAVACAPTAEPVTQMRRTLEQRDDDTLWYQLDMAANDQPLVFHCEATLHRAG
- a CDS encoding exodeoxyribonuclease III → MRFATWNVNSLKARLPRVVEWLTYAEPDVLCLQETKLSNDTFPQLTFSALGYDSVHHGPGQWNGVATLSRVGIEDVSSGFGEGVLDPYEGDARLLATTCGGIRFVNVYVPNGREVPSEFYDRKLQWFDCLHSWVDGNAKPTDSLVMMGDFNVAPEDRDLWSPKAFKGSTHVTPEERAAVTRLHEWGLQDAFRAVYPDTDKLFSYWDYRRGDFHEHRGMRIDLVLATQPVIDRVQWALVDRNARKGKLPSDHAPVVIDIAD